A genomic window from Rhizobium sp. Pop5 includes:
- a CDS encoding phosphatidylserine/phosphatidylglycerophosphate/cardiolipin synthase family protein, whose product MFYLLSTYWPHILFVVSIAMGAAAAIHAAMTKEEVRAAIGWVGVIILSPIIGALLYAIAGINRIRRKSLSIRRDALLRAAEIDELETFDAEPETVISQFGRRFAALQTLGDRVTRNPLTSGNSIDMLETGDEAYAAMKSAIDEATRSILLETYIFDRDVVGLRIADSLIAAARRGVEVRVLIDAVGARYSVPSILGHLREGGVTVAVFNGNVIMGLRLPYANLRTHRKILIVDGKIALTGGMNIRAGFSEEATGESFAHDTHFSVTGPVVADLFDLAAEDWRFTTQELLNGEAWRIEPPQRSPGDPILMRVVASGPDRSVETNHKMLMGVFSVARQSIRIMSPYFLPDRELISALVTAARRGVEVDIVVPDVNNLMLVDRAMTAQFDQILKNYCRIWRSTGSFSHSKLLTIDGTWAYVGSSNLDPRSLRLNFEVDLEVLNEGFASEIDEHIEEALKSATPVTLEGLRARPFPVRLLEKVLWLGSPYL is encoded by the coding sequence ATGTTCTACCTCCTGTCGACCTACTGGCCGCATATCCTCTTTGTCGTCTCGATCGCCATGGGGGCCGCGGCGGCGATCCACGCCGCCATGACCAAGGAGGAGGTGCGCGCCGCCATCGGCTGGGTCGGCGTCATCATCCTTTCTCCGATCATCGGCGCGCTGCTCTATGCGATCGCCGGCATCAACCGCATTCGCCGGAAATCGCTGAGCATACGTCGTGACGCGCTGCTGCGTGCGGCCGAGATCGACGAGTTGGAGACTTTCGACGCCGAACCCGAGACGGTGATCAGCCAGTTCGGCCGCCGTTTTGCGGCGCTGCAGACACTCGGCGACCGAGTGACCCGCAATCCGCTGACGTCGGGCAATTCCATCGACATGCTGGAGACCGGCGACGAGGCCTATGCGGCAATGAAATCGGCCATCGACGAGGCGACGCGCAGCATCCTGCTCGAAACCTATATTTTCGACCGTGATGTCGTGGGTCTTCGCATCGCCGATTCGTTGATCGCGGCGGCACGGCGCGGCGTAGAGGTCCGGGTGCTGATCGACGCGGTGGGCGCCCGTTATTCGGTGCCGAGCATTCTCGGTCATCTGAGGGAGGGCGGCGTCACCGTCGCCGTCTTCAACGGCAATGTCATCATGGGCCTGCGGCTGCCCTATGCCAATCTGCGCACCCACCGCAAGATCCTCATCGTCGACGGCAAAATCGCACTGACGGGCGGAATGAACATCAGGGCAGGCTTCAGCGAGGAGGCGACGGGCGAGAGCTTCGCACACGACACGCATTTCAGCGTCACCGGCCCCGTCGTCGCCGACCTCTTCGACCTTGCCGCCGAAGACTGGCGCTTCACCACCCAGGAACTGTTGAACGGTGAAGCCTGGCGCATCGAGCCGCCGCAGCGCAGCCCCGGCGATCCCATTCTGATGCGCGTCGTCGCCTCTGGGCCGGACCGCAGTGTGGAGACCAACCACAAGATGCTGATGGGTGTCTTTTCCGTGGCGCGCCAGTCGATCCGCATCATGTCGCCCTATTTCCTGCCCGACCGCGAACTGATCAGCGCGCTGGTGACGGCCGCGCGCCGCGGCGTCGAAGTCGATATCGTCGTGCCCGATGTCAACAATCTCATGCTGGTCGACCGGGCGATGACGGCGCAATTCGACCAGATTCTGAAGAATTATTGCCGCATCTGGCGCTCGACCGGCAGTTTCAGCCATTCGAAGCTGCTGACGATTGACGGCACCTGGGCCTATGTCGGCTCTTCCAATCTCGACCCGCGCTCGCTGAGGCTGAACTTCGAAGTCGATCTCGAAGTGCTGAACGAGGGGTTCGCGTCCGAGATCGACGAGCATATCGAGGAAGCCCTAAAATCGGCGACGCCGGTGACGCTGGAGGGGCTACGCGCACGGCCTTTTCCGGTGCGGCTGCTCGAGAAGGTGCTGTGGCTCGGTTCGCCCTATCTCTGA
- a CDS encoding endonuclease/exonuclease/phosphatase family protein, with the protein MQAKRDNLPSSILASIRNRKKRLDPAYTEARPRSAGTLIASYNVHKCVGTDRRFDPERTSRVIHEIGADVIALQEADTRFGERTGILDLGRLERETGLIPVPIAGMAKAHGWHGNVVLFKKGLVHDVHQVKLPGLEPRGALVAEIELEEGGVLRIIAAHFGLLRHSRAQQARTLVELINDRHEMPTILLGDLNEWRLGDSSSLNTFQSAFGELPPAVPSFPAGLPLLALDRIIANRKGIITEVEAHDTPLARIASDHLPVKALVDLKPIAG; encoded by the coding sequence ATGCAGGCCAAAAGAGACAATCTTCCCTCCAGCATTCTCGCCTCGATCAGGAACAGGAAAAAGCGGCTCGATCCTGCCTACACTGAAGCAAGGCCGCGCAGCGCGGGGACGCTGATCGCCTCCTACAACGTGCATAAATGCGTCGGCACCGACAGGCGCTTCGATCCAGAGCGCACCAGCCGGGTGATCCATGAAATCGGCGCCGACGTGATCGCGCTGCAGGAGGCCGACACACGCTTTGGCGAGCGCACGGGCATTCTCGATCTCGGCCGGCTGGAAAGGGAAACGGGACTGATCCCGGTGCCGATCGCCGGCATGGCCAAGGCGCATGGCTGGCACGGCAATGTCGTGCTTTTCAAGAAAGGGCTGGTGCACGACGTGCACCAGGTCAAGCTGCCGGGACTGGAGCCACGCGGCGCGCTGGTTGCCGAAATCGAACTCGAAGAGGGCGGGGTGCTGCGCATCATCGCCGCACATTTCGGGCTGTTGCGCCATAGCAGAGCCCAGCAGGCCCGCACGCTGGTCGAGCTTATCAACGACAGACACGAGATGCCGACCATCCTGCTCGGCGACCTCAACGAATGGCGGCTCGGCGACAGTTCGTCGCTCAACACTTTCCAATCCGCCTTCGGAGAGCTGCCGCCCGCCGTCCCGAGTTTTCCCGCCGGTCTGCCGCTGCTCGCACTCGACCGCATCATCGCCAACCGCAAGGGGATCATCACCGAAGTGGAGGCTCACGACACGCCGCTCGCGCGCATCGCTTCGGACCACCTGCCGGTCAAGGCGCTCGTCGATCTGAAGCCGATAGCCGGTTAG
- a CDS encoding LysR substrate-binding domain-containing protein → MKRGRLPLTALRTFEVAGRLESFTQAAQELFISQAAVSRQIRELEALLGEALFERRHRSVHLTASGAKLLAILTQSFDRIDECLEEFRRRPANMAVTISAEPSFASCWLVSRLPEFREQHPDIDVTIDSDPRLVEFRTGQAEVAIRHGAVATTWPRTESEHLADVRTIAVAAPALFEKGPVIERPEDILCHTLLHEENRDVWSRWFEAAGVAMPEAARGPVYADGGLVMQAVLRGQGIALMDEIFAEEEIKAGRLLRLFDFAIPLGAYWLVARSFDRLTPPALLFVRWIRSRIEGS, encoded by the coding sequence ATGAAGCGCGGACGCTTGCCATTGACGGCCTTGCGTACATTCGAGGTCGCCGGCCGTCTCGAAAGTTTTACGCAGGCGGCGCAGGAGCTGTTCATCTCGCAGGCAGCCGTCAGCCGGCAGATCCGCGAGCTTGAAGCGCTGCTCGGCGAAGCGCTTTTCGAGCGCCGCCATCGCAGCGTCCATCTCACCGCCTCCGGCGCCAAGCTGCTCGCTATTCTCACGCAATCCTTCGACCGGATCGACGAGTGCCTGGAGGAGTTTCGCCGCCGGCCGGCGAATATGGCGGTGACGATCAGCGCGGAACCTTCCTTTGCGTCCTGCTGGCTCGTTTCCCGCCTACCGGAGTTTCGCGAGCAGCATCCCGATATCGACGTGACGATCGACTCCGATCCGCGGCTGGTCGAGTTCCGCACCGGGCAGGCCGAGGTCGCCATCCGTCACGGCGCTGTCGCGACCACCTGGCCGAGGACCGAGAGCGAGCATCTTGCCGATGTCAGGACGATAGCGGTCGCAGCGCCTGCATTGTTTGAGAAAGGACCGGTGATCGAACGACCGGAGGACATCCTGTGTCACACGCTGCTGCATGAAGAAAACAGGGACGTGTGGTCGCGCTGGTTCGAAGCCGCAGGCGTTGCGATGCCGGAAGCCGCGCGGGGACCGGTCTATGCCGATGGCGGCCTGGTGATGCAGGCGGTCTTACGTGGGCAGGGCATAGCGCTGATGGACGAGATTTTTGCGGAGGAAGAGATCAAAGCGGGCCGGCTGCTTCGCCTCTTCGATTTCGCCATTCCCCTTGGCGCCTACTGGCTCGTCGCGCGCAGTTTCGACCGGCTCACCCCGCCGGCCTTGCTGTTCGTTCGCTGGATCAGGTCCCGGATCGAAGGGTCTTAA
- a CDS encoding heparin lyase I family protein has product MRGAFLTFVIALSAGAACAAGLKDNFDSDRLNTANWTTQQILSRQYQFQKPGRCGSAAIDIVTTDGDNGLECEDDCQRAELRTTKKTWPIFGDEVWYRFSFKITGDVPSTGSARLVIGQWKGPGDGSPMIAQRFDNGVFHITVQDNNVRRVVARAEGDPDALLSAQALLGNLPRDERTVNAINSLQSLDLFTRTQPNLSQQFFKQNLMDSLGPEAHPSDSQQLSQALGLGDPALVGQFSAFSFVAEPGKYIGKADIDIEPEDNRSLPDPRKDWVDMVYRIKPGRTDNEYGPQRPGEIDIWANGQKIVSVRGNIGATLRKNDPRPLVGPYFKFGTYRLRIPGTFHFEFDEFSQASTQAGLGQICAAH; this is encoded by the coding sequence ATGCGAGGTGCGTTTCTGACATTCGTCATTGCCCTTTCCGCCGGTGCCGCCTGCGCAGCAGGGCTCAAAGATAACTTCGATTCCGACAGGCTGAATACGGCGAATTGGACAACGCAGCAGATTCTGTCGCGTCAGTATCAGTTCCAGAAACCCGGACGCTGCGGAAGCGCTGCCATCGATATCGTCACGACGGACGGCGACAACGGCCTCGAATGCGAAGACGACTGCCAGCGCGCCGAGTTGAGAACCACCAAAAAGACCTGGCCGATTTTCGGTGACGAGGTTTGGTACCGTTTCAGCTTCAAGATAACGGGCGACGTACCGTCGACAGGGAGCGCCCGTTTGGTGATCGGCCAGTGGAAGGGTCCGGGCGACGGCAGCCCTATGATTGCTCAGCGATTTGACAACGGAGTCTTCCACATCACCGTGCAGGACAACAATGTCCGACGCGTGGTCGCAAGGGCGGAAGGCGATCCGGATGCATTGCTTTCGGCACAAGCCTTGCTCGGAAATCTTCCTCGCGACGAGCGTACAGTCAACGCGATCAACTCGCTGCAGTCTCTTGACCTCTTCACCAGAACGCAACCCAACCTTTCACAGCAGTTCTTCAAGCAGAATCTGATGGACAGCCTGGGACCCGAGGCGCACCCATCCGACTCCCAGCAGTTGTCGCAAGCGCTCGGACTGGGCGACCCCGCCCTGGTAGGGCAATTCAGCGCTTTTTCCTTCGTGGCGGAACCCGGAAAGTACATCGGCAAGGCGGACATCGACATAGAGCCGGAAGACAACCGCTCGCTGCCGGACCCCCGCAAGGACTGGGTCGACATGGTCTACCGCATCAAGCCAGGACGCACCGACAACGAGTATGGACCGCAGCGTCCCGGCGAGATCGACATCTGGGCGAATGGCCAGAAGATCGTGTCCGTCAGGGGCAATATCGGCGCCACGTTAAGGAAGAACGATCCCCGGCCGTTGGTCGGTCCATATTTCAAGTTTGGAACCTACAGACTGCGTATACCCGGCACGTTCCATTTCGAATTCGACGAGTTCTCTCAGGCGTCGACGCAAGCGGGTCTGGGTCAAATCTGCGCGGCTCACTGA
- a CDS encoding sensor domain-containing diguanylate cyclase, with product MADEEILPSEVLTSILMRMFEFAPIAMAISTSDTETSSYLKVNDAYLRLTGLKWDDIRGRTLTSEGAAISSPARDRRHRMLEEDGGYVLEEVDIRHADGTVIPTLISAQRTIVDDVSFDVEVILDVSARVRHQHEIELALRASARTDALSGLPNRACFDEVIAGHVERMHGSEKLLVLAFIDFNGFKAVNDTMGHAAGDEVLRTIASRFRDSFRTNDFIARIGGDEFVVLLEVDPAHLNDVEPTLTEAMDRIFKPMAIDGVVVELGAAVGVTMLQSDDDVSSFMKRADGYMYLAKQTGERLALVWLGHPGLAHTSGRMVRSRR from the coding sequence ATGGCTGACGAAGAAATACTTCCTTCAGAGGTTCTGACCTCGATATTGATGCGAATGTTCGAGTTCGCGCCGATAGCGATGGCAATCTCGACCAGCGACACGGAGACATCAAGCTACCTCAAGGTAAACGACGCCTATCTGCGCCTTACGGGCCTAAAGTGGGATGATATTCGCGGTAGGACGCTGACTTCGGAGGGGGCTGCCATCAGCAGCCCGGCGCGTGATCGCAGACACCGCATGCTCGAGGAGGATGGCGGCTACGTGTTGGAGGAGGTCGATATCCGGCACGCCGACGGTACGGTCATTCCGACGCTGATTTCCGCGCAGCGCACGATCGTGGATGATGTTTCCTTCGATGTTGAAGTGATTCTCGATGTCTCCGCACGTGTTCGACACCAGCATGAGATCGAACTTGCATTGCGCGCGTCGGCACGAACCGATGCGCTCTCGGGGCTTCCCAACCGGGCCTGTTTCGACGAAGTGATCGCCGGGCATGTGGAGCGGATGCATGGGAGCGAAAAGCTCCTTGTGCTGGCATTCATCGACTTCAACGGGTTCAAGGCCGTCAACGATACGATGGGACACGCAGCCGGCGACGAAGTGCTCAGGACGATTGCCAGCCGTTTTCGTGACAGTTTCCGAACCAATGACTTCATCGCACGCATTGGGGGCGACGAATTTGTCGTTCTGCTTGAGGTTGATCCGGCCCATCTGAACGACGTCGAGCCGACGCTGACCGAAGCAATGGACCGCATTTTCAAACCGATGGCGATCGATGGCGTCGTGGTCGAACTCGGCGCCGCAGTCGGGGTCACCATGTTGCAATCGGACGACGACGTGAGCTCATTCATGAAGCGCGCCGACGGCTATATGTATCTTGCCAAGCAGACAGGCGAGCGGCTCGCACTGGTCTGGCTTGGTCATCCCGGCCTTGCCCACACCAGCGGCCGCATGGTCCGGAGCCGCCGCTAG
- a CDS encoding PDZ domain-containing protein, translating into MKTSYNALRALLIIANITSPLTGYSAAYAAAPPTHALPSPQISKALDALLLPVNKAVIKKFKLAKGEHGVLVLSVKKGGVADKQGIKPGDVLSEVHGHKVHKPVDVDIAVSRDLKAGKSDIALAVLRDGAPVAVAAVITLEEYNEAISVTEISTWESDTSETSFSYSEYVSEETQTIESSYESEETTVEEAMTQEESSSDEETSEEASDDSSEDDGDDDAGGDDDGGDDSGGDSDDG; encoded by the coding sequence TTGAAGACCTCATATAATGCACTACGCGCATTGCTTATCATTGCCAACATTACATCACCATTGACCGGATATTCCGCCGCCTATGCCGCGGCGCCGCCGACGCATGCGCTTCCTTCGCCTCAGATTTCCAAGGCGCTCGATGCACTGCTGTTGCCCGTCAACAAGGCGGTCATAAAGAAGTTCAAGCTCGCCAAGGGCGAACACGGCGTGTTGGTGCTCTCGGTCAAGAAGGGCGGCGTCGCCGACAAGCAGGGGATCAAGCCCGGCGATGTGCTCTCGGAGGTTCACGGGCACAAGGTTCACAAACCCGTCGATGTCGACATCGCTGTCAGTCGCGATCTGAAAGCAGGCAAATCCGATATCGCCTTGGCCGTCCTTCGCGATGGTGCGCCGGTGGCTGTCGCCGCCGTCATCACGCTTGAGGAGTACAACGAGGCCATCTCGGTCACGGAAATTTCGACCTGGGAGAGCGACACGTCGGAGACGTCTTTCTCCTATTCCGAATATGTATCCGAGGAAACGCAGACGATCGAGTCCTCCTATGAAAGCGAAGAGACGACCGTCGAGGAAGCGATGACCCAGGAAGAATCTTCCAGCGACGAGGAAACAAGCGAAGAGGCAAGCGACGATAGTTCCGAGGATGACGGCGACGACGATGCCGGTGGCGATGATGATGGCGGCGACGACTCGGGCGGCGATTCCGACGACGGCTGA
- a CDS encoding FadR/GntR family transcriptional regulator, producing the protein MKANHSGRPVIRPLPVMDRARQVTDALADYVEEARLQAGDRLPAERELMAALAVGRSTIREAIRHFQALGVIETRKGSGTYLLKPVSRATIHMPLSFDAVHLRDALLQTLEVRRGIECEAGMVAARRRTERDLVVIEEKLDEMERVHLEKGTSGPEDLAFHLAVYDATHNPLFRQLLEQMRETFERFWEHPFDRQDFARRSFPFHRTLFNAIVARDPEAARAETLKILDIVEEDIKEMSK; encoded by the coding sequence ATGAAGGCAAATCATAGCGGCAGGCCGGTGATCCGGCCGCTTCCCGTCATGGACCGGGCGCGTCAGGTGACCGATGCGCTGGCGGATTATGTCGAGGAAGCCAGATTGCAGGCGGGTGATCGGCTGCCGGCCGAGCGCGAGTTGATGGCGGCACTTGCCGTGGGCCGGTCGACCATTCGCGAAGCGATCCGCCACTTTCAGGCGCTCGGCGTCATCGAGACGCGCAAGGGCAGCGGAACCTATCTGTTAAAGCCGGTTTCCCGGGCGACGATACACATGCCGCTGTCGTTCGACGCGGTGCATCTGCGCGATGCATTGCTGCAGACGCTGGAGGTTCGCCGCGGCATCGAATGCGAGGCGGGCATGGTCGCCGCCCGGCGGCGCACCGAGAGGGATCTCGTCGTCATCGAGGAGAAGCTTGACGAAATGGAGCGGGTGCACCTGGAGAAAGGCACTTCAGGGCCGGAGGATCTTGCCTTCCATCTCGCCGTCTACGACGCCACCCATAACCCGCTGTTTCGCCAACTTCTCGAACAGATGCGCGAGACCTTCGAGCGCTTCTGGGAGCACCCGTTCGACCGGCAGGATTTCGCCCGACGGTCCTTTCCCTTTCACCGCACGCTTTTCAACGCGATCGTCGCCCGGGATCCAGAGGCGGCGCGGGCGGAAACATTGAAAATTCTCGATATCGTCGAGGAAGACATCAAGGAAATGTCCAAATGA
- a CDS encoding PLP-dependent transferase has translation MSSGADPFDLASIITAHDEGNFAEAVVPPIFQTSLFTFSDYDEMIASYRGEKVRPIYTRGLNPTVRAFEEMLAKLEAAEDALGFASGMAAISSAVLSFVEPGDRIVAVKHVYPDAFRLFGTILKRMKIEVTYVDGRDEEAVAKALPGAKVLYLESPTSWVMEAHDVGALAALARHHGAISMIDNSWASPFFQRPLTLGVDLVIHSASKYLGGHSDVVAGVVAGSKEMIARIKAEAYPYLGGKLSPFDAWLLIRGLRTLPLRMKAHEASALEVARRLQRLDVVETVCHPGLANRLPAGLNGTSGLFSFIFREGVDIRAFADHLKLFKLGVSWGGHESLIVPGEVVLQQKAQPNSAHAFGIHARSVRLHVGLEGTEALWRDIEEALAAASQS, from the coding sequence ATGAGCAGCGGCGCAGACCCGTTCGATCTCGCTTCCATCATCACGGCTCACGACGAAGGCAATTTCGCCGAGGCCGTCGTGCCGCCGATTTTCCAGACCTCGCTTTTCACCTTTTCCGATTACGACGAGATGATCGCCTCCTATCGCGGCGAGAAAGTGCGGCCGATCTATACGCGCGGGCTGAACCCGACGGTGCGCGCTTTCGAGGAAATGCTGGCAAAGCTCGAAGCTGCGGAGGATGCGCTGGGTTTTGCGAGCGGCATGGCGGCGATCTCGTCGGCCGTGCTGAGCTTCGTCGAACCAGGCGACCGCATCGTTGCCGTCAAACACGTCTATCCCGATGCTTTCCGCCTGTTCGGCACCATCCTGAAGCGGATGAAGATCGAGGTGACCTATGTCGACGGGCGCGACGAGGAGGCCGTCGCCAAGGCGCTGCCCGGCGCCAAGGTCCTGTACCTGGAAAGCCCGACAAGCTGGGTGATGGAGGCTCATGACGTTGGCGCGCTTGCGGCGCTCGCAAGACATCACGGTGCGATCTCGATGATCGACAATAGCTGGGCGAGCCCGTTTTTCCAGCGGCCGCTGACGCTCGGCGTCGATCTCGTCATCCATTCCGCCTCGAAATATCTCGGCGGCCACAGCGATGTGGTGGCGGGTGTCGTTGCCGGTTCGAAGGAAATGATCGCGCGCATCAAGGCCGAGGCCTATCCCTATCTCGGCGGCAAACTTTCGCCTTTCGACGCTTGGCTGCTGATCCGCGGCCTGCGCACGCTGCCGCTGCGCATGAAAGCGCATGAGGCATCCGCCCTCGAAGTCGCCAGGCGTCTGCAAAGACTCGACGTGGTGGAGACGGTCTGCCATCCGGGCCTCGCCAATCGCCTGCCCGCCGGGCTCAATGGCACGTCGGGCCTGTTTTCGTTCATCTTCCGCGAAGGCGTCGATATCCGTGCCTTCGCCGATCACCTCAAGCTTTTCAAACTGGGTGTAAGCTGGGGTGGACATGAAAGCCTGATCGTACCGGGCGAGGTGGTGCTTCAGCAGAAGGCACAGCCGAATTCCGCGCATGCCTTTGGCATCCACGCGCGATCCGTACGCCTCCATGTCGGCCTCGAAGGAACCGAGGCCCTGTGGAGAGATATCGAGGAGGCGCTCGCCGCCGCTTCACAATCCTGA
- a CDS encoding sugar ABC transporter substrate-binding protein, whose translation MKKLIISTLFASMMAGTAFADTTLKLVEVITSPERTETLKSIVGKFEAANPGTKVDIISLPWNEAFQKFATMVSAGDVPDVMEMPDTWLSLYANNGMLESLEPYLEKWEHTKELTPRALELGRDVKNTAYMLPYGFYLRAMFYNKKLLSEAGVAAPPKTMEEFTAASEKVSKLSGKYGYCMRGGPGGLNGWMIFAASMAGSNKYFSEDGTSTMNSPGWAKGIEWMVDLYKKGYAPKDSVNWGFNEVVAGFYSGTCAFLDQDPDALIAIAERMKKEDFGVMPLPKGPDGKSFPTIGYGGWSMFTTSGNKDLSWKLIATLEGPEGNIEWNKRIGALPAYTAAEKDPFYAGDQFKGWFEELADPNTVPTVMPTYLEEFAFFKDSLAIKTSQQALLGDISAKDLADQWAEYLTKAQQKFLSKK comes from the coding sequence ATGAAAAAGCTAATAATCTCGACGCTCTTTGCTTCGATGATGGCGGGTACGGCCTTTGCCGACACGACGCTGAAACTCGTCGAAGTCATCACCAGCCCGGAACGCACAGAAACGCTGAAATCGATCGTCGGCAAGTTCGAAGCCGCCAATCCCGGCACCAAGGTCGACATCATCTCGCTGCCCTGGAACGAAGCCTTCCAGAAGTTCGCGACCATGGTATCGGCCGGCGATGTGCCTGATGTGATGGAGATGCCCGATACCTGGCTCTCGCTCTATGCAAATAACGGCATGCTCGAAAGCCTGGAACCCTACCTTGAAAAGTGGGAGCACACCAAGGAGCTGACGCCGCGCGCGCTCGAACTCGGCCGCGACGTCAAGAACACCGCCTACATGCTGCCCTATGGCTTCTATCTCAGGGCGATGTTCTACAACAAGAAACTGCTTTCGGAAGCCGGCGTCGCGGCGCCGCCGAAGACTATGGAGGAATTCACCGCCGCTTCGGAAAAGGTTTCCAAGCTGTCAGGCAAATACGGCTACTGCATGCGCGGCGGACCGGGCGGCCTCAACGGCTGGATGATCTTCGCTGCCTCGATGGCCGGCTCTAACAAGTACTTCAGTGAGGACGGCACCTCGACGATGAACAGCCCCGGCTGGGCCAAGGGCATCGAGTGGATGGTCGATCTCTACAAGAAAGGCTATGCGCCGAAGGACAGCGTCAATTGGGGCTTCAACGAAGTCGTCGCCGGCTTCTATTCCGGCACCTGCGCCTTCCTCGATCAGGACCCGGATGCGCTGATCGCCATCGCCGAACGCATGAAAAAGGAAGATTTCGGCGTCATGCCGCTGCCCAAGGGACCTGACGGCAAGTCCTTCCCGACGATTGGCTACGGCGGCTGGTCGATGTTCACCACGAGCGGCAACAAGGATCTCTCCTGGAAGCTGATCGCCACCCTCGAAGGGCCGGAAGGCAATATCGAGTGGAACAAGCGCATCGGCGCATTGCCGGCCTATACGGCGGCCGAGAAGGACCCCTTCTATGCCGGTGACCAGTTCAAGGGCTGGTTCGAGGAGCTGGCAGACCCGAACACGGTGCCGACCGTGATGCCGACCTACCTCGAGGAATTCGCCTTCTTCAAGGATTCGCTGGCGATCAAGACTTCGCAGCAGGCCCTGCTCGGCGATATCTCGGCGAAGGATCTGGCCGACCAGTGGGCGGAATATCTGACCAAGGCGCAGCAGAAGTTCCTGTCGAAGAAATAG